The DNA sequence GAAACTTGaatgttctggctgtgagtgaaacaaagctcaagggtcaaGGGAAAGGATGGTTTGGAAGGGTCatatgagtaaagtcaggggttggtgaggggacaagagttaagtcaggagtagcactacggctgaagcaggagttatgggagagGGGAAACAGTGTAAAGAATTAAATTGTAGAttgatttgggtgaaaatgagtggatggtgagaggtgggcaattattagtgcttatgcacctggccttgggaagaaagatcatgagaagcattTGGAGGCAGCTGCTGGAATGTGTCAGCAGTCTTTATGTAAGAGacagggtattagtgataggtaatttgaatgcaaaagtgagtgatgtagcagttaagggtataGTTGGGGGAATAGGGTATTCAGTATAATGAATTGatgtggtgaacagcttgtgaagttgtgtgctgaaaaaggactggtgatagggaatacctggtttacaatgAGGGACacaagtaggagaggtggtcatcAGGCTTTATTGGATGacttgttaattgatatgcagtaaaagagagacttggatgtaaaTGCATTGAgagttgtgggtggtgggatgtCTGAGCACCAGCttttggaggcaagggtgaagatttgtagaggtttacaaaaaggatttgtagaggtatacagaaaagaggaaacaatgtccaTAAGAAGTtaggatagaataaattggatgGATGTAATATACTGGGTTGaggacaacatgctgtcattgggtttAACCAGGTTATTTAAAGTTATGGTAAACCATAAAAAAGTCTGTGAGGCTTGACTCTATATAGCAGGCACTAGTTTTGGAACATTATTCATAAAAGCTAGGGAGAAAATTTGCACAAATGAGGCCACTGTTCATTCGTTACTGTTGCTTCTTGCTGCTAAGTTGGGATAGTGTGTAAAGATTCACCTAGACTAAGCTCAGCACAGGCATTCGTCAGTGACATTCCATCCATGTTTGTACAGGTCAAGTCTGTATGCTCACGTTGCCCCcactccccctaaaaaaaaaattgcgataCGTTTATGTAATCTTTGTGTGCCAAGATTCGCTCATGGTAAGCTTAGCAAGGGAGCCTTTGTTGATGTCATCCATCCTCAGATGTGCCAATACTGGTTCAGGGTGGCCTGTGTGCAACTGCAGTGTGTGACTGTTTGTTGGGTGAAACCAAATAATATGCTTTTGCAGGTAGAGACAATTTCATTTTAAACACGTCATTTATTCGGGGAAGGTGACGAAACAGTTAATAGTTATCTGGTGTAACATTTAGCGTTactaaccatgagtcagcatgggctaGCCTAGGATTGGAGTCATTGCACCCGCATGGGTTAGAATCCCAAGCATGGTCGTTAACCCACAACCAATCTAGGTGTTCTACCTACCCTTGGGGGTGGTAGATAAATGagtgcctggctcaggctggaGGGTTTGTGCATGAATACATAGGGCTGAAGACAAGATACTTAAAGACAAAGTTGAGACAGTGGGTAACGTAAAAATTTACGTAACATAAATAGTAATTACGAGTGTAACTTGCAGCAATAAGTGTAAGGTATGTCAGAATAACTGCAAGAAGGTATAAATGAGTAagtttataatgtatatatgtaggttagGGCTAttgcaacacccacccacccaaattGATAAGCCTCTGATAGGGATACACGATAATGCAACTTTTATGGCAAAATCGAGTATGTAACCGATTGAAATGTATGCAATTAAAATATACATTTTACGCTGCTCTTCAGATTTGACTTCACTGGTAATGGATCATATGAAATTTTTGTCAGCGTGTGTATGGGCTAAGTTTGCGTACAGATCTAACGAAGCTAAATTATCCTAACAATCAAAAATGGGAATACGGAGGCAAATCTTAAGTTACCCCagataatttacaaacaaatatgTTAATCGTCTTTATTACGTCGTAACAAGCTTATCTATTACCTCCCACCTTTATATGATTAtcgagggagcggggaggcttttaattttccaaaagaaggaacagagaagggggtcaagaggatatttcctctatgcttagtcctctcttcttaacgctacctcgctaacgcgggaaatggcgaatatgtatgaaaaaaaaatgtttacatatAACGCCTTACCAAGCATATCTACCACATCCTACCAAACTTATCAACCTCGTCCTTCCATGGCTGTAGTAATATAACCCATAACCAGCTCATTACAAAATGGCCAAAAATGGAAACATTTAGAGGCAACATCTTAAGGTGACTCTCCTATAACATGCAAATGTACATGTATCATTAATCCATTTAAACTTAACGTTCTACCAAGCTTATttccccacctaccacccaatTTATCAACTACCAAACACATATACTGACGTCCAACCAAGCTTATGACCTCATTACATCCTACCATTGTTATTCACCACCATAACAGTGGCTGGCCCTACCATGCTTAACCACCAAAGCTGGTTGTTTGGTTGGCCTTAAACGATCAGCTGCCATAAGGTTTATTTTAGAGATATATCCACcatacatctccaacaccatcctctGGTATTCCTgataattctgagaccacatACCCTCTTTGTGCATGGGGTGGGGGCGACCAAGCTTTAGGGGTTACTACAGTATTGGACGAGATCAGTACTGCCATATGGACTACcactcccccatacacacacaaccaccttatgaagccgacctgtgtgtgtgttaacgtcgaaaagattttctttaaaagCCACAGAACCGTAGGAATGGAAGTATTAAACGGATGCTGAGGAAACATTACATCAAAGCTCTGTAAAAAGGTGGATAATGATTTATAGTAATCATCCTTGGGGAAAGACTCATGGCTGATCAAAACGTATGAGACCCTGTGGTGCAACGGTATCTCTATTACTCGTGTGTCACTCTTTATTTCCGGACATTCTACTCCTGCTGGAGGGAAAGCCACTCAGGCCGAATTTCTTTCCGGTattaaggaaagagagagagaaaggtaagTGGCTATGAATTTACCGAAAGATGAGGATGTATGTTGTAGTAATGTATTCACATGGCTGACGTCGTCGACCAGGTGGTGGGGGATTCGAATGTGAAGTGGGAGGTTCTAGTTTAGGGACACCAGAGAGATGGTTAAAGGTGGTTTTGTTGGGAAGAAAGTCGTGATAATACCGGGATAGCATGATTGGAATATTGTTATTCACATTATATAGTCGAAGGATGGCTAtggtgattagaaaaaaaaatgataaaccaAATTGCAACGTGCCAGTTGCAGTGAGTACCATGTAATAGGGTAGAGTCACGCCCATGCCATTATTTTATAGAATATTGAGGTTGCTTTAGGTGTGATTAGGTTTTTGGGatattatacctttttttttgccGACCAGAAATAATATATAAAGTCCTAGAAACCCAACCTAACATTGGGTAAGACTGACAAAACCAAAGTGGCTGTTAGGTCATATAAATTGCTTCAGATTGTTGATCAAATGGGATGGTTGTGCCCTTATTATGACTGGATGTATCAGGCTTTATTATCTTTTACCTGTTGTCCACCCCAGGGTTACCtggtggtttggggtgggggtcTAGGGGGCGGAGTTTCCCAGGTTAGGCAAGGTTGATTGGTGTGGTAGCTATTGTGTTTAAGGGCACCCCTTAGGGCCCTTGGGGATATATGTAATTTGGATTTGCTTAGATGATATGTTGAGGGAAAAATGAGGCTGAAAAAGTATAATTTGGAACTACTGTTTGTAAAATTCTTGTATTGCCTCACATTGCCGCTTTGTTTGTAAAATTCTTGTATTGCCTCACATTGCCGTTTTGTTTGTAAGATTCTTGTATAGCTTGGCATGCTATTTAATTTGGATAGTGAGTGATTTTATTTTGTTTCAGTCATGAAGCAATCAAACAGTAGAATAAGAATGATTTAGAACATTTCATTTTATTATGTTATTAGACATTACATAGTGGTGaggctatgaagatcagggagaTTACTTAATGTTTGAAATGCTATGCTGTGAGCTCTTGTTTTAATGCACTGAGATTTGTTTTGGACATAATATTTGCTGTGCCAAAGATATGATAAATCATAACTGAAATTTGTGTCACTGATCCTTTTAACTTTTACTTGATCATGAAACCTCCCACTTTCATTTTATGGTAGAATCTCATGTGTTTTCAGCTTCATGCTGTGGTTTTTCGTCATGCTTCATCCACTTTTACCTTCTTATAGATTGAAGAAAACTAACAATATGCCCACAGATTTTACTACACTCCCCAGGTTTTGCACTCCCAGCATGTTAAGACCACACAAATGAGAGTTGTCTTATATGCGTTGATTGGTTGATGCACTCACATGATCCTCAAGGGAGGGGGCTGACTTGCTTGTACCATGTGTGTGGGTACATTAAAGAAGAAGTTTCTGGTTGCCCAGCAGTGAATTTTTGGCAAGCTTCTAGGTTTTCAGCCTcagatttttctttatatatatatatatatattttttttacagattTCAGCCCTTTTTTCTTGCAGTTGTTGAACAAGATTCAACTCAAGCAGACCAAATGGTCCAGAATTTTCACATCTAATAGGCTTTTGTTTTTCTGATGTTGGCAGTAGTTGATTGCTTACGCTGAATTCCAAAATATCCAGTTTTGACCTATCAAAAGTTTTCCCCATTTTGTTTTCACATGTTCAGGAAAGATTATTTACATGTGTGATTAAGCTACAACAAGGCAGTATTGTATTTAGATACAAAAGCTTGGAGTTTTACTCTTGGAGCCTATTTTAACTGAGATGTGCATGGGAATTTGATTTATTCTTTCAGGCTGGCATGGAGAAACCCCTTCCTCTTGATGATTTACTGGGAGTATTGGAGAATGTATATGAAGGATATTTTGAGAGAAGTATCCCAGACTCAATCACATCAGcagtaaagaaaattatatcaTGTTCTCAGAATAGTGAAGAAGCTACATTAGTGTATGTACATCAGTATTTTTTTGTAATCAAAATATTACTATTACAATATATGAAAAAGGTGCAGGAAATATTTTGGGTTTTATTTGATTTCTTGTTAGTTTCATCAACATCCCTGTTTAAAATTTGATTTCTGTCTTGTGTTTTCATTACTTCTCATCGTTCTCCTGACCAAGTCATTTGCTGGATCTGCCTTTaatagctttcttttttttcccctgtttttcTGGTCATCTTTCTTAGAACatatgttattgttatcatttccaTATTCTCTGCATATTCTGTTACCAACCTTCCTGTCTTTCCTTTGTATCTTTCCTTGTAACCTATCTTGTTCCATATATCTGTCATATTCATTCTTATCTCTTTATTTTATATCATTTGGTATAATTATCTTTCTCAGATTATTGACACTTCCATAGTGCAATCTTTGCCTAACTTTGTAATTCTACAGTAAAGAAAGAGATTATGAAATAAGTTGCAGTATATCACAGTACAACATTTGAATTTACATCTTTGAGGAGTAGATGGgttgcgatatatatatgtatgattggtTATTGTAACAGTGGTTCTACCCTAGCATTGGTAGCTGAAATGTGTATTTCTGCCTACAGGCTTGATAAGTTTTCAAGGAGAAAGGCAAATGAGAAGAAACTACAAGTAACACATACTGAAGTGCCTACAGAAATTTTACCAGATGGTTTTACTGCTGTACTTCATGATATTAAAGTTCATGGCTGTGGCCCAGATGATAGAATCTACAATGTCAATCCAGACATTCGTAAAATGGTAAGAGTTTTGTGTTTATCACTTCATCTCTGATATATTTATCATGTTGGGTTGAACAGGCGGACAGAGCCTTATAGCCTCATAAGAgtgaaaaattgaaaaacaaataaagaaaatgaaaaagattatatttaagtgagaggcaacatggTTACAGTGAAGAGTGATGATGTTCAACAAGTATTTTAGacttctttattgaagtgaaTGCAGTTTTAGACAAAAGAGTAGGGTGGATTGTGTATTTCTGGATTGGCTTTTGACATTTGAAACTCACACAGCAGGTAAGTAAAGAAGCTGGAAATTCACACAGACATAAGGGGAAGATTCCTGTAATGGACAGAAAAATCTCTCATGGAGGGAACAGAGGACGCACATCAAACGAACATCATCCACGTGGGTCAGCAAGGCTCAGTTTTAGGCCCATTGCTGTTCTTCACATGCGTTAATGACTTGCCATTAGGGCTGAATTCATACTTGAATATGTTTTGCATAGATTACAAAGGAACCTAGTCAAATTTGGTTAGGTGCATGATTTATGAAGTCAAAACCAAACAAATTCAAATGGAGCCGACTAGAAGAAAGCATTGATGTGACTACAATCTGGCAAGAAGCAAGctatatgaatgtgtgtgaaaggggcATGGGCTTTGACACAATGCATATTACTTTGATAGAAAACTGTCTTAAGAATTTTTAAGGAGACAGGTAGTTTCCTTttgattcatgatattagatttacatataatcaaatgagttctttAAAGAAATGTTTCATAAACTGTACATAACTTATATTAGCCTTAGCTTTTGTTGCCCCACTTAACTATGAAGACCTAATGGAGAAAGAGGGTCCAAAGAAGGCAGCAAGATTGGTGCAAGAATAATAGATATGAGTTACTAGCAACCTGGGTAAGAGGCTATTTTTTGCCCataatggaagagaggagagtaatgggGTCCCTGACTTCATCCTTCAGTATTCTAAATTGGTTTGACAGTGTCCAGTTCcttgaaagatgtaaagaaaggtCATAATTAGAAATTAAGTGAGAAACTTGTTGGaacagatgtaaagaaatactttaataTCTGAgttttggatgaatggaataataaGTGGTAAGACAGTGAATGCAGAGTACAGAAGTTAACTGAATGATAACAGCAGGACATGGAGCCCCTTGGGGCAAGACTCTATGTATTTAACAGTGTTTTTACATGTACAAGGTGGGAGATGAAATTCCACTGTCACAATGTAAGACAATATTGTGTTGTGAAGAGTTGTGTGAAATTTTTGATAAAGGGGTTAGCATATTCGCACAGATTGGGAGATGGTTAAAAATGAGGGATGTATAGTTTGATGAAATATttaagaaagaccacattcgttcacacacagtctctagctgtcatgtataatgcaccgaaaccatagctccctttccacatccaggccccacaaaactttccatggtttaacccagacgcttcacatgccctggttcaatccaatgacaacacgtcgaccccagtataccacatcgttccaattcactattccttgcacgcctttcaccctcttgcatgttcaggccccaatcactcggaatctttttcattccatcttttcacctccaatttggtctttcacttctcgttctctccaactctgacatatatatcctctttgtcaatctttcctcactcattctctccatgcgaccaaaccatttcaaaatgccctcttctgctctctcaaccactctcctttaattaccacacatctctcttaccctttcattacttactcaatcaaaccacctcacaccacatattgtcctcagacatctcatttccagcacatccaccctccttggcacaactctatctatagcccacgcctcgcaaccatataacattgttggaaccactattcctacaaacatacccatttttgctttcgaagataacgttctcgacttccatacatttttcaatgctcccagaactttcgtcccctcccccaccctatgattcacttccgctcccatggttccatccactgccaaatcctctccctgttatctaaaacacttcacttcctccagtttttctccattcaaacttgcctcccacttgacttgaccctcaaccctactgtacctaataactttgctcttattcacatttactctcagctttcttctttcacacactttaccaaactcagtcgccagctgtGGAAGATGTAACCAATAAATGCGGCTTATTTGATTAACTTTAATGTAACAGGGTTTGCAAAGAAGTCTGAGATGAAAATCATCCTCACACCTGAAATGATTTGGTATTTTCAGATGTGAAAATTCTGTATCTATAACTTCTATTTGATTAAAGGATGGATGAAATTGTCTCACCCAGATTCCTCGTGGTGCCACTACCATGCAGTTAAATGGTGTTGTTTCATGGTTTGATGTGGTAATTTATGGAAACAAGAAGTTTACTGGAGGCATTGGTGATGAGGACCAGTGGCAACCGGATGATGACGATAAATGGCGTGAGTATTGCTTGGAAAATCCAGACACTGCCAGAAAAGTGGTGTGTATGACCAAGCTCAACGGTGAGGCAGCACATTTCAGTGGGAGGTATGAACACTATTTTAGTTGATATaagatgcacacacaaacacagacacagactatAATGGATATTGAAAATGTTTTGAATGTTACACCACTTGGAAAATGTGATTGTGTAATGCCTGAGTTTGATTATGTGGTTCGAGGAAGTTTAAAGAGAAGGGACGAGACAGGAATTGAGGAGATACAATTATGGAAACTACAAAGAACCTAATTTCTGTGGTAATGTAAatggggaaatggagttcagtattCAAGGTATTGAGGTTAAAGGTTCAGGTTAACTTTACAGTGAAGGATTGGGAATGTGTGTACCTTTAGCCTCAACTACAGAGTAAAGAATGGTTTgatccaagatgtgaaaaagtaaTGGAGTTTCAAAATTTGCACTGAGAAACAGGTGACACTCCAGCCAGCTAGATCAGCATAGTAtaaagagcaaggaatgagtacagcagaataagaatggaggaacagagaaatttGTAGAATAGTATATTGGATACtgcaggtgaaaatccaaaacttttccataaattcttcagAAGTAGGTTATCTGTTAAAGACCAGATAATCATATTAAAGAATCAAAGGGAAAATTGTTTAGGATAATGTTagggtatgtgaggaactgaataacaagttgaaGAGTGTTTTTacagaggaagacaccataaCCCTGTCAATAGCGAGAAGGATGGGCAAGAGGCTTTAAAAAACATTGAGATATCAGAAAatgacattaacagaatactgaaaggtcttgacccatacgaGGCTCTTTAATCTTGTGAAACTTTACCATTTGTGCTGAAGATATGTGCATATACTTTATACatacctcttgaaatactgttcaagatgtcgctggagaaaggcaaagtgctaagggagaggagaagagcaaataTTATACACAATTGTAAGAAATGAGACTGGAAAGATGCACTAACCTGCAGGCCAGTATCCATAACAAgtatggtctgtaaggtactggaagagCAAgacaaagcaaatggatgactttctactgaGGAGAAAATATCTGAATGAGAAACagcacagttttagggaaaggaagtcacATGTAGTGAATGTTTTAGATTTCTGTGAGAGTAAACTGGCCTTAGACAAAAAGGAATGTGGGTCGATTTTTTTATCTTGACTGCCAGTATTCTTTTGACACTGTTACACATGGGAGACTTAGTAAGAAGCTGAAATACCAGATAGGAATAAGGTACATACTCCTTTGATAGATTATCTCatttggagggaacaaaggacatataTCAAAGGAGCCATTTCCAAATGGGTGGAAAGGTTGTAGAGGAGGATGTAAAGATACGTAAtgattgaaatgaaaagtttgatacTTTTCATGATGGCCATATCATCAGTCAGATGAAATGAGGAGGATGTTTTAGATAGCACTGAGAGTATAGAAAAGCCATTAATAGAATACTGAAGGGTCGCATTCCATATAGGGCTCATTTtcctattggaaatttgtgcatGTACAATTGACAGacatcttgaaatactgttctAGATGTTGCTGGAGAAAAGCAGAGTGCCAAGGGATTGGAAGGGGCAAATTGTCATACTTACctgtaagaaaggagactgaaAAGATGCTTTGAACTACAGACCATTCTCCTAGACAAGTTTggtctctatctgtctgtatctctgatgcccatttgcTCTGAGAAGTC is a window from the Panulirus ornatus isolate Po-2019 chromosome 32, ASM3632096v1, whole genome shotgun sequence genome containing:
- the LOC139759152 gene encoding uncharacterized protein isoform X5; the protein is MIGILLFTLYSRRMAMVIRKKNDKPNCNVPVAAGMEKPLPLDDLLGVLENVYEGYFERSIPDSITSAVKKIISCSQNSEEATLVLDKFSRRKANEKKLQVTHTEVPTEILPDGFTAVLHDIKVHGCGPDDRIYNVNPDIRKMIPRGATTMQLNGVVSWFDVVIYGNKKFTGGIGDEDQWQPDDDDKWREYCLENPDTARKVVCMTKLNGEAAHFSGRYIDGQFYIFTGSKNVHMMIRDERDIDQYHGSKFGIAKVIAKAVCDTLKGLEKQKLHLLLSLLHHTKCTAVCEILQPEFQHIVNIHHYIKPQLFIISFTYMTTTDTETSLTAIPPHHALDLAIALGLNSAPYTVITTEDILKHRNEIRQDFKSEGEVLYFLNQNEDTIGLAKIKTTWYSVHLFCGG